One Massilia sp. 9096 genomic window carries:
- a CDS encoding TonB-dependent receptor yields MPYHTKGTTHQLNTRHRLISLAVAGACAAFIAPAFAQQTETGASAGVATPTDPAAVTPNSSAGQSGNTIEAANTVHVTGIRAAMQSTLNLKRNSDGIVDGIVADDIGKFPDTNLAESLQRISGVSIDRNRGEGSQVTVRGVGPDLNMVLLNGRQMPTANLGDQAGRAFDFSNLASEAISQIQVYKSARADTPPGGIGATINVMTGRPLDLGNQASVGIKGVYDKSNNNLPDNVKMGKSLTPEVSGLYSKVWHDGVFGISVTGSYQKRDLGVNQAAITNGWLGPFQGNTVSDTPGPIPVSGVGVTNAPKPTDIYSTPQNMSYFVRGSQRERTNGQVTFQFRPVKELTTTLDYTYAQNKIHTKYNELSIWFNHPINAQTSTWTNGPNASPLYYQENVPNQDIDMNGGDFATKSTLESFGFNTQWKATPDLRFSFDAHHSVAKAGADSPFGSNNDLGTASFSRNVSAVDFTQEMPIMIIGGADYNRAPSQVIGSWFQDGENEMRINQVQAGGSWKLLESSNLNFGGSYTKVNNRSVFQQVQRDTWSGTSSNPGVDYNQALWTPAAIAPYFSKVGGSGDPRMYNQFMLFNFADVRANAIKVTGDQAGYTPSLANPSFDRTTVEKTKALYMQFNTEWDLAMPMHTGVGFRYEKTDVASTGLSKTPTRVDWISQNELPLVFGSQIHQTQYGSYNNFLPTVDWDMDVRSDLKVRASYGVSIGRPRYDQIQGGTTYNTTATVNGTTASSGNPALTPVKSKNLDLSAEWYYSKQSMVSLGLFHKNLDGYAGQTVINDPSTSATTPVGGKYWNAAIASGCVATDTNCMRDYILGNFNGQPGVTRTGVSPTTGHLTGTISGIAGDPALIYQTTTYINEDKATLKGAEVNWQHMFSNGLGFQANYTYVKSDLTYDNMGLGNQFALIGQANSANLVGIYEDQHWSTRLAYNWRGEFLANVADNGRPNPAYVEPYGQVDLSVGYNVNKNLSLTLEAINLTDKHQRTHGRTDQQVLTVTTGGPRYMVGARYKF; encoded by the coding sequence GTGCCGTACCATACCAAGGGGACAACCCATCAACTCAACACGCGCCATCGGCTGATCAGCCTGGCCGTGGCCGGCGCCTGCGCGGCTTTCATCGCGCCGGCGTTCGCCCAGCAGACCGAAACCGGCGCATCGGCTGGCGTCGCCACGCCGACCGATCCGGCTGCAGTCACGCCAAATTCGAGCGCGGGCCAGTCGGGCAACACCATCGAGGCGGCCAACACCGTCCATGTGACCGGTATCCGCGCCGCCATGCAGTCGACGCTGAACCTCAAGCGTAACTCGGACGGCATCGTCGACGGCATCGTCGCCGACGACATCGGCAAGTTCCCGGATACCAACCTGGCCGAGTCGCTGCAGCGCATCTCGGGCGTGTCGATCGACCGTAACCGCGGCGAAGGCTCGCAAGTGACGGTGCGCGGCGTCGGTCCGGACCTGAACATGGTCCTGCTGAACGGCCGCCAGATGCCGACCGCTAACCTGGGCGACCAGGCCGGCCGCGCCTTCGACTTCTCGAACCTGGCGTCGGAAGCGATCTCGCAGATCCAGGTCTACAAGAGCGCGCGCGCCGACACCCCACCGGGCGGCATCGGCGCCACCATCAACGTGATGACCGGCCGTCCGCTCGACCTGGGCAACCAGGCCAGCGTCGGCATCAAGGGCGTGTACGACAAGTCGAACAACAACTTGCCGGACAACGTCAAGATGGGCAAATCGCTGACGCCGGAAGTCTCGGGCCTGTACAGCAAGGTCTGGCACGACGGCGTGTTCGGCATCTCGGTTACCGGCAGCTATCAAAAGCGCGACCTGGGCGTGAACCAGGCTGCGATCACCAACGGCTGGCTCGGTCCGTTCCAGGGCAACACCGTGTCGGACACCCCGGGCCCGATTCCGGTCAGCGGCGTCGGCGTGACCAACGCGCCGAAGCCGACCGACATCTACTCGACGCCGCAGAACATGTCGTACTTCGTGCGCGGTTCGCAACGCGAGCGCACCAACGGCCAGGTGACCTTCCAGTTCCGTCCGGTCAAGGAACTGACCACCACGCTGGACTACACCTACGCGCAGAACAAGATCCACACCAAGTACAACGAGCTGTCGATCTGGTTCAACCATCCGATCAACGCGCAGACCAGCACCTGGACCAACGGCCCGAACGCCTCGCCGCTGTACTACCAGGAGAATGTCCCGAACCAGGACATCGACATGAACGGCGGCGACTTCGCCACCAAGTCGACTCTCGAGTCCTTCGGCTTCAACACCCAGTGGAAAGCCACGCCGGACCTGCGTTTCTCGTTCGACGCGCACCACTCGGTCGCCAAGGCCGGCGCGGATAGCCCGTTCGGCTCGAACAACGACCTGGGCACCGCCAGCTTCAGCCGCAATGTGTCGGCGGTCGACTTCACGCAGGAGATGCCGATCATGATCATCGGCGGCGCCGACTACAATCGCGCGCCGAGCCAGGTCATCGGTTCGTGGTTCCAGGACGGCGAGAACGAGATGCGGATCAATCAGGTGCAGGCCGGCGGCAGCTGGAAGCTGCTCGAGTCGTCGAACCTGAACTTCGGCGGGTCGTACACCAAGGTCAACAACCGCTCGGTCTTCCAGCAGGTCCAGCGCGACACCTGGAGCGGCACCTCGTCCAATCCGGGCGTGGACTACAACCAGGCGCTGTGGACGCCGGCGGCGATCGCCCCGTACTTCAGCAAGGTCGGCGGTTCGGGCGACCCGCGCATGTACAACCAGTTCATGCTGTTCAACTTCGCCGACGTGCGCGCCAACGCGATCAAGGTCACCGGCGACCAGGCCGGCTATACCCCGAGCCTGGCCAACCCGAGCTTCGACCGCACCACCGTCGAGAAGACCAAGGCCTTGTACATGCAGTTCAACACCGAGTGGGATCTGGCGATGCCGATGCACACCGGCGTGGGCTTCCGCTACGAGAAAACCGACGTCGCCTCGACCGGCCTGTCGAAGACCCCGACCCGCGTCGACTGGATCTCGCAGAACGAGTTGCCGCTGGTGTTCGGCAGCCAGATCCACCAGACCCAATACGGCAGCTACAACAACTTCCTGCCGACCGTCGACTGGGACATGGACGTGCGCTCCGACCTGAAGGTACGCGCCAGCTACGGCGTGTCGATCGGCCGTCCGCGCTACGACCAGATCCAGGGCGGTACCACCTACAACACCACCGCGACCGTGAACGGCACCACCGCCAGCAGCGGCAACCCGGCGCTGACGCCGGTGAAGTCGAAGAACCTGGACCTGTCGGCCGAGTGGTACTACAGCAAGCAGAGCATGGTTTCGCTGGGTCTGTTCCACAAGAACCTGGATGGCTATGCCGGCCAGACCGTGATCAACGACCCGTCGACCAGCGCCACGACCCCGGTCGGCGGCAAGTACTGGAACGCGGCGATCGCATCGGGCTGCGTGGCGACCGATACCAACTGCATGCGCGACTACATCCTGGGGAACTTCAACGGCCAGCCGGGCGTGACGCGCACCGGTGTCAGCCCGACGACGGGCCACCTGACCGGCACGATCAGCGGCATCGCCGGCGATCCGGCGCTGATCTACCAGACCACCACCTACATCAACGAGGACAAGGCGACGCTCAAGGGCGCCGAGGTGAACTGGCAGCACATGTTCTCCAACGGTCTCGGCTTCCAGGCCAACTACACGTACGTGAAGTCGGACCTCACCTACGACAACATGGGGCTGGGTAACCAGTTCGCGCTGATCGGCCAGGCCAACTCGGCCAACCTGGTCGGTATCTACGAAGACCAGCACTGGTCGACGCGCCTGGCCTACAACTGGCGCGGCGAGTTCCTGGCCAACGTGGCCGACAACGGCCGTCCGAACCCGGCCTACGTCGAGCCGTACGGCCAGGTCGACCTGAGCGTCGGCTACAACGTCAACAAGAACCTGAGCCTGACGCTCGAGGCGATCAACCTCACCGACAAGCACCAGCGCACGCATGGCCGCACCGACCAGCAGGTGCTGACCGTCACCACCGGCGGCCCGCGCTACATGGTGGGCGCACGCTACAAGTTCTGA
- a CDS encoding MFS transporter, translating into MAFTPGMAAGGKSLPSSGGLTKEERKVIFASSLGTVFEWYDFYLYGSLAAIIAKQFFAGDPTTSFIFALLAFAAGFIVRPFGALVFGRLGDMVGRKYTFLITILIMGASTFIVGLLPGYASWGIAAPIILVSLRILQGLALGGEYGGAATYVAEHAPEGRRGFFTSWIQTTATLGLFLSLLVITGVRAAMDTQAFDAWGWRIPFLVSVLLLGISVWIRLSMSESPAFARMKAEGKTSKAPVSEAFLTWKNGRIALLALLGLTMGQAVVWYTGQFYALFFLTQTLKIDAALANILLAIALAIATPFFVFFGSLSDRIGRKRIILAGCLIAALTYFPIFKGLTNYGNPALASALASSPVVVVADPQSCHFQFKLTGTEKFPSSCDIATAQLTAASVSYTRQDAPAGTIASIKVGDRVYPSFNATMTAAGRDFDAASKARDAALKKDLGAALKAAGYPAKADATQINRPMVVLLLFVLVLYVTMVYGPIAAMLVEMFPTRIRYTSMSLPYHIGNGWFGGLLPTFAFAMVAARGDIYFGLWYPIVVALITFVIGALFVRETKDNNIYAQDY; encoded by the coding sequence ATGGCATTCACACCTGGCATGGCTGCGGGCGGCAAGTCGCTGCCGTCCAGCGGCGGACTCACGAAGGAAGAGCGCAAGGTCATCTTCGCTTCGTCCCTCGGCACCGTCTTCGAGTGGTACGACTTCTACCTCTACGGCTCGCTGGCCGCGATCATCGCCAAGCAGTTCTTTGCCGGCGACCCCACCACCAGCTTCATCTTCGCGCTGCTGGCCTTCGCCGCCGGCTTCATCGTGCGTCCGTTCGGAGCCCTCGTGTTCGGGCGCCTGGGCGACATGGTCGGGCGCAAGTACACCTTCCTGATCACCATCCTGATCATGGGCGCCTCGACCTTCATCGTCGGCCTGCTGCCGGGCTATGCCTCGTGGGGCATCGCCGCGCCGATCATCCTGGTCTCCCTGCGCATCCTGCAGGGCCTGGCCCTGGGCGGCGAGTACGGCGGCGCCGCCACCTACGTGGCCGAGCACGCGCCCGAGGGCCGGCGCGGCTTCTTCACCTCCTGGATCCAGACCACGGCCACGCTCGGCCTGTTCCTGTCGCTGCTGGTGATCACCGGGGTACGCGCGGCGATGGACACCCAGGCCTTCGACGCCTGGGGCTGGCGGATACCCTTCCTGGTCTCGGTGCTGCTGCTCGGGATCTCGGTGTGGATCCGGCTGTCGATGTCGGAGTCGCCCGCTTTTGCCCGGATGAAGGCGGAGGGCAAGACCTCGAAGGCGCCGGTGTCGGAAGCCTTCCTGACCTGGAAGAACGGCCGCATTGCCCTGCTGGCCCTGCTCGGGCTGACGATGGGCCAGGCCGTCGTGTGGTACACCGGCCAGTTCTACGCGCTGTTCTTCCTCACCCAAACGCTCAAGATCGACGCCGCGCTGGCCAACATCCTGCTCGCCATCGCCCTGGCGATCGCCACGCCGTTCTTCGTGTTCTTCGGCTCGCTGTCGGACCGGATCGGGCGCAAGCGCATCATCCTGGCCGGCTGCCTGATCGCCGCGCTGACCTACTTCCCGATCTTCAAGGGCCTGACCAACTACGGCAATCCGGCCCTGGCCAGCGCGCTGGCCAGCTCGCCGGTGGTGGTGGTCGCCGACCCGCAATCCTGCCACTTCCAGTTCAAGCTGACCGGCACCGAGAAGTTCCCGTCCTCGTGCGACATCGCCACCGCCCAGCTCACCGCGGCCTCGGTCAGCTACACGCGCCAGGACGCGCCGGCCGGCACCATCGCCAGCATCAAGGTCGGCGACCGCGTCTATCCCTCGTTCAACGCCACGATGACGGCCGCCGGACGCGACTTCGACGCCGCCAGCAAGGCGCGCGACGCCGCCCTCAAGAAAGACCTGGGCGCCGCGCTCAAGGCCGCCGGCTACCCGGCCAAGGCCGACGCCACCCAGATCAACCGGCCGATGGTGGTGCTGCTGCTGTTCGTGCTGGTGCTGTACGTGACCATGGTCTACGGCCCGATCGCGGCGATGCTGGTCGAGATGTTCCCGACCCGCATCCGCTACACCTCGATGTCCCTGCCCTACCACATCGGCAACGGCTGGTTCGGCGGCCTGCTGCCGACCTTCGCGTTCGCGATGGTGGCGGCGCGCGGCGACATCTATTTCGGGCTGTGGTACCCGATCGTGGTGGCCCTGATCACCTTCGTGATCGGCGCCCTGTTCGTCAGGGAGACCAAGGACAACAATATCTACGCGCAGGATTATTGA
- a CDS encoding aldo/keto reductase, with the protein MQSRRFGRDGVEVPEIGLGCWQLGGGWRDDWNDDVAQQTLETAYGAGVRFIDTADVYGDGASERSIGRFLRSRVDAGLFVATKLGRAGIYPDGYTRESLREATQRSLERLGVDSLDLTQLHCVPTEVLRQGHVFDWLRELQQEGLIKRWGASVESVEEGLICLQQDGLTSLQVILNIFRQKPLEELLPQAAARSVGIIVRLPLASGLLAGKITRATTFRPDDHRNFNQDGAAFNVGETFAGLGQARGVEASERVGALIPPGVTMAQTALRWILDQPAVSVVIPGASSPQQVQANVSAAALPPLDPQTHEALAQLYREHVREYIRGPY; encoded by the coding sequence ATGCAATCACGAAGATTCGGCCGCGACGGCGTGGAAGTTCCGGAAATCGGCCTGGGCTGCTGGCAGCTCGGCGGCGGCTGGCGCGACGACTGGAACGACGACGTCGCCCAGCAGACGCTGGAAACCGCGTATGGGGCCGGCGTGCGCTTCATCGATACCGCCGATGTCTATGGCGATGGCGCCAGCGAACGCTCGATCGGCCGCTTTTTGCGCAGCCGCGTCGACGCCGGCCTGTTCGTCGCCACCAAGTTGGGCCGCGCCGGCATCTACCCCGACGGCTACACGCGCGAATCGCTGCGCGAAGCGACCCAGCGCTCGCTCGAACGCCTGGGCGTGGACAGCCTCGACCTGACGCAGCTGCATTGCGTGCCGACCGAGGTGCTGCGGCAGGGCCACGTGTTCGACTGGCTGCGCGAACTGCAGCAGGAGGGCTTGATCAAGCGCTGGGGCGCGAGCGTCGAGTCGGTCGAGGAAGGCCTGATCTGCCTGCAGCAGGACGGCCTGACCTCGCTGCAGGTGATCCTGAATATCTTCCGCCAGAAGCCGCTCGAGGAACTGCTGCCGCAGGCTGCCGCCCGCAGCGTCGGCATCATCGTGCGCCTGCCGCTGGCCAGTGGCCTGCTAGCGGGGAAGATCACGCGCGCCACCACCTTCCGCCCGGACGACCACCGCAACTTCAACCAGGACGGCGCCGCCTTCAACGTCGGCGAAACCTTCGCCGGCCTTGGCCAGGCGCGCGGCGTGGAAGCCAGCGAGCGTGTCGGCGCGCTGATCCCACCCGGCGTCACGATGGCCCAGACGGCGCTGCGCTGGATCCTCGACCAGCCGGCGGTGTCGGTGGTGATCCCGGGCGCCAGTTCGCCGCAGCAGGTCCAGGCCAACGTCAGCGCCGCCGCCCTGCCCCCGCTCGACCCGCAAACCCACGAGGCGCTCGCGCAGCTGTACCGCGAACACGTGCGCGAATACATCCGCGGACCGTACTGA
- a CDS encoding tyrosine-type recombinase/integrase yields the protein MTTPSIDPHSIAAWDRSPNVAFAAFVASPDFVMTSSRQPEVPRPVSAESAAVYTFMFGKFAGWMVSEKLKMTTVNAADLQRFIALASDGKRDLNSKIAYRYLRLLERCFDYLERSPNPARQAIALTDRAQIAKDAPMTALTAEELQRFLAALPAGPGDRNEGAGAWKRRRDRAMQVTMALAGLRVAEAIGLLVGEVGRQPDLEGGVALNITPESKHPTSHEHTTTLPREGVAELRAWLAERAALKIPGELAFPANLDGDPLHKATVYRQVRASFERAGIAIARAGGRTLRNTFANQQLRQGTSQGELTGVLGLALERSAAAYKYARTNPEDEPGAEPDDDSDVERHSTPGGEPGDGDAAG from the coding sequence ATGACCACGCCATCGATCGACCCGCATTCCATCGCCGCCTGGGACCGCAGTCCCAACGTCGCCTTCGCCGCCTTCGTGGCGTCGCCCGACTTCGTTATGACCTCCAGCCGCCAGCCCGAGGTGCCGCGCCCGGTCTCGGCCGAGTCGGCGGCGGTCTATACCTTCATGTTCGGCAAGTTCGCCGGCTGGATGGTGAGCGAGAAGCTGAAGATGACGACCGTGAACGCGGCCGACCTGCAGCGCTTCATCGCCCTCGCCAGCGACGGCAAGCGCGACTTGAACAGCAAGATCGCCTACCGCTACCTGCGCCTGCTGGAACGCTGCTTCGATTACCTGGAACGCTCGCCCAACCCGGCGCGCCAGGCGATCGCGCTGACCGACCGCGCCCAGATCGCCAAGGATGCGCCGATGACCGCGCTGACCGCCGAGGAGCTGCAGCGCTTCCTGGCCGCCCTGCCCGCCGGCCCCGGCGACAGGAACGAGGGCGCCGGCGCCTGGAAGCGCCGGCGCGACCGCGCGATGCAGGTGACGATGGCGCTGGCCGGCTTGCGCGTGGCGGAAGCGATCGGCCTGCTGGTCGGCGAGGTGGGCCGCCAACCGGACCTCGAAGGCGGCGTCGCACTGAACATCACGCCGGAAAGCAAGCACCCGACCAGCCATGAGCACACCACCACGCTGCCGCGCGAAGGCGTGGCCGAGCTGCGCGCCTGGCTGGCCGAACGCGCCGCCCTGAAGATCCCGGGCGAGCTGGCCTTCCCGGCCAACCTGGATGGCGACCCGCTGCACAAGGCCACCGTCTATCGCCAGGTGCGCGCCAGCTTCGAGCGCGCCGGCATCGCCATCGCGCGCGCGGGCGGGCGCACGCTGCGCAACACCTTCGCCAACCAGCAGCTGCGCCAGGGCACCTCGCAGGGCGAACTGACCGGCGTGCTCGGCCTGGCGCTGGAACGCTCGGCCGCGGCCTACAAATACGCGCGCACCAATCCCGAAGATGAGCCCGGCGCTGAACCGGACGACGATTCCGATGTCGAACGACACAGCACACCCGGCGGCGAACCCGGTGACGGCGACGCGGCAGGTTGA
- a CDS encoding MFS transporter translates to MKNVLLIASACLLGILSTVGASLPYPILPPLFANAAAGDSLTHFLGLPPKLLFAIALMVNPVGLLIGTATLGSLSDRYGRRPLLLTTALGAALGHMLTAWALAIRSYPLFLLARFCTGLLEGNGSIVRAMLAERLQGMLRNQALSWLNGSFYLGWLVGPLLAGLTIGWGLTVPFYVAAGFLLLGALLVTLALEREVKPAGAAWWQVARERHAFNLLRHPGLRTLFGVQLAYTCGVTAFYEFYPLWLVEVGHYGTRAISLANVGMCGVMTASSLVAGRQNRDDPLRRAAWLAAVVALAIATLGTGKLWIGLVGIVAFGLPHAFYNAIVQVWAADRFSDHGQGAVMGLLSTTFCLANIVMAAVGAVLTLVDTRLVLVLGALMTAWSATRMRAWARVPASDPATDPGRDGGAAQ, encoded by the coding sequence GTGAAAAATGTCTTACTGATCGCCTCCGCCTGCCTGCTCGGCATCCTGTCCACCGTCGGCGCCTCGTTGCCGTACCCGATCCTGCCGCCGCTGTTCGCCAACGCGGCGGCGGGCGACAGCCTGACCCATTTCCTCGGCCTGCCTCCCAAGCTGCTGTTCGCGATCGCGCTGATGGTCAACCCGGTCGGCCTGCTGATCGGCACCGCCACGCTCGGTTCGCTGTCGGACCGCTACGGCCGCCGTCCGTTGCTGCTGACGACCGCGCTGGGCGCCGCGCTCGGGCACATGCTCACGGCCTGGGCGCTGGCGATCCGCTCGTATCCGCTGTTCCTGCTGGCGCGCTTCTGCACCGGCCTGCTCGAAGGGAACGGCTCGATCGTGCGCGCGATGCTGGCCGAGCGCCTGCAGGGCATGCTGCGCAACCAGGCGCTGTCGTGGCTGAACGGCTCGTTTTATCTCGGCTGGCTGGTCGGGCCGCTGCTGGCCGGCTTGACCATCGGCTGGGGCTTGACGGTGCCGTTCTACGTCGCCGCCGGTTTCCTGCTGCTCGGTGCGCTGCTGGTGACGCTGGCGCTGGAGCGCGAGGTCAAGCCCGCCGGGGCAGCCTGGTGGCAGGTCGCGCGCGAACGCCATGCCTTCAACCTGCTGCGCCACCCGGGCCTGCGCACGCTGTTCGGCGTGCAGCTGGCCTACACCTGCGGCGTCACCGCGTTCTACGAGTTCTATCCGCTCTGGCTGGTCGAGGTCGGCCACTACGGCACGCGCGCGATCTCGCTGGCCAACGTCGGCATGTGCGGCGTGATGACGGCGTCGTCCCTGGTCGCCGGGCGCCAGAACCGCGACGACCCGCTGCGTCGCGCGGCCTGGCTGGCGGCCGTGGTGGCGCTGGCGATCGCCACGCTCGGCACCGGCAAGCTGTGGATCGGCCTGGTCGGGATCGTCGCGTTCGGCTTGCCGCACGCGTTCTACAACGCCATCGTGCAGGTGTGGGCCGCCGACCGCTTTTCCGACCATGGCCAAGGCGCGGTGATGGGGCTGTTGTCCACGACCTTCTGCCTGGCCAACATCGTCATGGCGGCGGTCGGCGCGGTGCTGACGCTGGTCGACACGCGCCTGGTGCTGGTACTGGGCGCCCTGATGACGGCGTGGTCGGCCACGCGCATGCGCGCGTGGGCGCGCGTGCCGGCGTCCGATCCGGCAACGGATCCGGGGCGCGACGGCGGCGCCGCTCAATAA
- a CDS encoding Dabb family protein encodes MLKHIVMWKLKDHAEGADRAANALEMKRRLDACAGIVPGMGAFEVTLAQPGLEATYDVVLYSEFDDQAALEAYASHPTHKALVPFIGAIREARQCMDYIV; translated from the coding sequence ATGCTCAAGCACATCGTCATGTGGAAGTTGAAGGACCACGCCGAAGGCGCCGACCGCGCCGCGAACGCCCTGGAAATGAAGCGGCGGCTGGACGCCTGCGCCGGCATCGTCCCCGGCATGGGCGCCTTCGAAGTGACGCTCGCCCAGCCGGGCCTGGAAGCGACCTATGACGTGGTGCTGTATTCCGAGTTCGACGACCAGGCCGCGCTGGAGGCCTACGCCAGCCATCCGACCCACAAGGCGCTGGTGCCGTTCATCGGCGCGATCCGCGAAGCGCGCCAGTGCATGGACTACATCGTGTGA
- a CDS encoding 3-hydroxyacyl-CoA dehydrogenase NAD-binding domain-containing protein, which yields MSADYQVLNNVAVITLNNPPVNGLGLETRTAAVAAIERAGLDDAVKAIVITGAGKAFSGGADIREFNSPRALTEPTLHTLIRTAESAAKPTVAAIHSVCMGGGLELALGCHYRVAVPGAQIALPEVKLGLLPGAGGTQRLPRVLGLEAALDMIVSGAPVASEKLPALFDAVFAAGADLVAAAVDFANGVADVRPLPKVRDRQVAHPDAQAFLALARARVAKEAGPFPAPRECVECIAGAVDMPIEDGLAFERARFIALTQTPESKALRHAFFAERAASKVPDVPPDTPIRAIKSAAVIGAGTMGGGIAMNFANAGIPVTILEMKREALDKGLATIRKNYENTVRKGKLSAEQCEQRLSLVKGTLSYEDIAQADIVIEAVFEDLGVKEVVFRELDAIMKPGAILASNTSTLDLDKIAGFTARPQDVIGLHFFSPANVMKLLEIVRGRETGKDVLATALALSKKLRKTGVVSGVCDGFIGNRMVEQYVRQAGFLLDEGALPEQVDRAIEEFGFAMGPFRMGDLAGNDIGWAIRKRRYLDMPDVKYSKTADLLCEAGRFGQKTGAGWYDYRPGERTPHPSRRVNDMIVQHSKDLGIERRRIGDEEIVERLVYALVNEGARILLEGIALRASDIDMVYLTGYGFPLFRGGPMFYADTVGLPKALEAMHKYARGYHGEAWQPAPLLVQLAREGKGFNA from the coding sequence ATGAGCGCCGATTACCAGGTCCTGAACAATGTGGCCGTCATCACCCTGAACAACCCGCCGGTGAACGGCCTCGGTCTGGAGACGCGCACCGCGGCGGTCGCGGCGATCGAACGCGCCGGGCTCGACGACGCGGTCAAGGCGATCGTCATCACGGGTGCCGGCAAGGCCTTTTCGGGCGGCGCCGACATCCGCGAGTTCAACTCCCCGAGAGCGCTGACCGAGCCGACGCTGCACACGCTGATCCGCACCGCCGAGAGCGCCGCCAAGCCGACCGTGGCCGCGATCCACAGCGTGTGCATGGGCGGCGGCCTGGAGCTGGCGCTGGGCTGCCATTACCGCGTCGCCGTGCCGGGCGCACAGATCGCGCTGCCGGAAGTCAAGCTCGGCCTGCTGCCGGGCGCCGGCGGCACCCAGCGTTTGCCGCGCGTGCTCGGCCTGGAAGCCGCGCTCGACATGATCGTCAGCGGCGCGCCGGTCGCCTCGGAAAAGCTGCCGGCGCTGTTCGACGCGGTGTTCGCCGCCGGGGCCGACCTGGTGGCCGCCGCGGTCGACTTCGCGAACGGGGTCGCCGACGTGCGCCCGCTGCCCAAGGTACGTGACCGTCAGGTAGCGCACCCGGATGCGCAGGCCTTCCTCGCGCTCGCGCGTGCGCGCGTGGCGAAGGAAGCCGGCCCGTTCCCGGCGCCGCGCGAGTGCGTCGAATGCATCGCCGGGGCCGTCGACATGCCGATCGAGGATGGCCTGGCGTTCGAGCGCGCGCGCTTCATCGCGCTGACGCAGACCCCGGAGTCGAAGGCGCTGCGCCATGCCTTCTTCGCCGAGCGCGCCGCCAGCAAGGTGCCCGACGTTCCGCCGGATACCCCGATCCGCGCGATCAAGTCGGCCGCCGTGATCGGCGCCGGCACCATGGGCGGCGGCATTGCGATGAACTTCGCCAACGCCGGCATCCCGGTGACGATCCTCGAGATGAAACGGGAAGCGCTCGACAAGGGCCTGGCGACCATCCGCAAGAATTACGAAAACACCGTCAGGAAGGGCAAGCTGAGCGCGGAACAATGCGAGCAGCGCCTGAGCCTGGTGAAAGGCACGCTGTCGTACGAAGACATCGCCCAGGCCGACATCGTGATCGAAGCCGTGTTCGAAGACCTGGGCGTCAAGGAGGTCGTGTTCCGCGAGCTCGACGCCATCATGAAGCCAGGCGCGATCCTGGCCTCGAACACCTCGACGCTGGACCTGGACAAGATCGCCGGCTTCACGGCGCGCCCGCAGGACGTGATCGGCCTGCACTTCTTCAGCCCGGCCAACGTGATGAAGCTGCTCGAGATCGTGCGCGGCCGCGAGACCGGCAAGGACGTGCTGGCCACCGCGCTGGCGCTGTCCAAGAAGCTCAGGAAGACCGGCGTGGTGTCGGGCGTGTGCGACGGCTTCATCGGCAACCGCATGGTCGAGCAGTACGTGCGCCAGGCCGGCTTCCTGCTCGACGAGGGCGCGCTGCCCGAACAGGTCGACCGCGCCATCGAAGAATTCGGCTTCGCGATGGGGCCGTTTCGCATGGGGGACCTGGCCGGGAACGACATCGGCTGGGCGATCCGCAAGCGCCGTTACCTGGACATGCCGGACGTGAAGTACTCGAAGACCGCCGACCTGCTGTGCGAGGCGGGCCGCTTCGGCCAGAAGACCGGCGCCGGCTGGTACGACTACCGGCCGGGCGAGCGCACGCCGCATCCGTCGCGGCGCGTGAACGACATGATCGTCCAGCATTCGAAGGACCTCGGCATCGAGCGGCGCCGGATCGGCGACGAGGAGATCGTCGAGCGCCTGGTCTATGCGCTGGTCAACGAGGGCGCCAGGATCCTGCTGGAAGGGATCGCGCTGCGGGCTTCCGACATCGACATGGTCTACCTGACCGGCTATGGTTTCCCGCTGTTTCGCGGCGGGCCGATGTTCTACGCCGATACCGTCGGCTTGCCGAAGGCGCTGGAGGCGATGCACAAGTATGCGCGCGGCTACCACGGCGAGGCGTGGCAGCCGGCGCCGCTGCTGGTGCAGCTGGCGCGCGAGGGCAAGGGGTTCAACGCCTGA